The Hippocampus zosterae strain Florida chromosome 19, ASM2543408v3, whole genome shotgun sequence region gGACACCAACGTAATGCCCTCGGTCGTCGTCAAGGATGCTGCGGCCGCTGATTAATTTCAGTCTTCACACACCTCATGAACTGCAACCACTGTCCGTTTAGAAACTTGTCACTCAATAAATGTGTGATTTATTATATGAATGTATGAAGCATGATAGGCTCGTGTGCGTGTTGTTGCACCATGATaccttcccctttttttttttttactgaagatCGTAACCGGTGAGCACGATGGGGCGCATCTTCTTGGACCACATTGGAGGCATTCGTCTGTTCTCCTGCGCCAACTGTGACACTATTCTGACCAACAGAGCAGAACTAATCTCCACTCGCTTCACTGGCGCTACTGGCCGGGCCTTTTTGTTCAACAAGGTACTCTTATTCAACTTCCCTTGTGGACTCAAGGCAGAGATACTGATTGTTTTGAACGTACCACCTACACTAACGTACGTACACAAATAAATGTCGCAGAAGTAATGAAACCAATTGAACATTTCCCGCTCTCTCAACCAGGTTGTAAATCTGCAGCACAGCGAGGTTCAAGACAGGGTCATGCTGACTGGACGACACATGGTGCGCGATGTCTGCTGCAAAAACTGCAACAGCAAGCTGGGCTGGATGTATGAATTTGCCACGGAGGAAAGCCAACGCTACAAGGAGGGTCGAGTCATCCTGGAGAGGGCCTTGGTGAGGGAGAGCGAGGGCTTTGAGCATGTGCCCGCAGACAATTCGTGAGCGCACAGACGTTTACTGTACAGCAAAGTAAGCTTTGCCTTTGACAGCAGCATGCCGGCTGAGTCCCAAACAATGGCAACATAAAATCACGGCTCGAAGGGGAGATTCAAACCCAAGGAGGTGAACATGAAAACATAGTCGCTTCCATTTCTCTTCGGGGGGGGTTTGAATTTCATCGTAAGGGTGGATCCGAAAGCAACAAACAGTGATGTTTGCTGATGTATTCGCGCATCATACGCTTGGGCCACTTTAGACTGTTCAGTCTTATTACGTGAGATGAagaatgcagattttttttgtgcaagatATTTATTTCATACTTCAAATGACCAGTATGTTGATGCTCTCAATGTTAATTTGCACAACATGATGCTGTAAACGGTTGATTACCGGATAGAATCAATTTTGATCTTTTTGCACATGACATGCAGTTGAGTGGATATCAGATATATAAATGCCATTTTGAATCATGCTACCTTTCAAGTTGGATTCAATTTTGTTGAATGGTAGCTTAGTATTTagaagaataaataataaagacatACTTCTGGAGACTTTGGTTTTATATTGTTCCAACCTCATCGCATCGAGGCATGGGAAAACATGAACCACTGTTTTTCATCGTAATAAGGCATCTCTGAGCCATGCTTTGCCTGGTGCCTCACCTCGGCCCCGCTTCATGGGTGGCCCTGCCGCGAAGTGCAGAGATCATGGAAatccctccaccacggtaagtcGACAGCTCGTGGGTTGGGTGAATAAAGgttcaaaacatacaaataacgtaaataatttaaaatccaGATTTAAAACTATGAAATACAGCTTGATTTTGTCGTTTGTAGTGAACGAGCCAGTATATCACAGTTTGCATCTTAAAAGACCGCAATTGCGCTTTCACGCCTCTAGATGGCAATGTTTCACAAGAGTAAGACGATGGTCTGtttactattttattattaGAATACGTATTATATTTTACGGGACAAAAACACCCAACATGCCCAGAAATCCGATTGGCAAATATTTGAATAATCtaaattcaaagtacaaaacttTTTAACGCCAAAAATACATCTACTCAAATCCGTGACATAAACTCTCAAAAGAACGACTTTGACTGCATCCACCATTCTGCATGATGTTAGCATCATGAATTATGACTCACGCAGGTTAGGTTAATATTTCACAGCGAATCTTGGCCTCGATGGGCTTTGCTTTCATatttatataaatcagcatgtaatgtattgtattttgataGTGCTGACAACATGACGCTTACGATGATTGACAATCAATTTTCACCGTACAGAAACAACGTTTCACCGTTTTTATTGTGAATGCATTGCTATGTCTTTATTCAACATTAAACCATGCATGTTTCAGTTGTCGATTTTTTTTGAAGGGAGGGGGCGTCCACCACTTTTGATCCTAATGTCACCCCATACCAGTACTGCTTTGGGTGAGGTGAAGTGTAGGAGGCGCAGGCGCCCAGACACAGCTGCTACTTACTGGGTAGGCAAGCAACACGATCAAGCGTGTTGCTCGCCCACTGGCGTGTTTGCGTTTTCACtgcaagaaaaaatatttaatctggTAACGcgggtggacacacacacacacacacctcagcaACAATGAGTGGCGGTGAGGCCCACTaccttgtttttattcagcTGACCGGCTAATGCTAACTGTCGCGGTGACTTTAAGTTCACcacaaaaaaacggaaattacaACTCTGAAGACGCTAGTTGCACGTGATTGACATGTTTGTTTCTCAGCCAGCGAGTGCAATAACGACTTGTTCGCGGCATCGTCCCTCAGAGAATGTGAGCCTGATGTTCAAGCTGTACTGCCTGACTGTGATGACTCTGGTGGCGGCCACATACACGGTGGTTTTACGATACACGAGGACCATCTCGTCCGGAGACATGTATTTCTCCACCACCGCCGTGTGCCTTGCCGAGGTCATCAAACTAATACTGAGCACCGGGATGCTGGCAAGGTAAGCCTAGATTCGAGACCGGTGGTTCTCAACCACCGGTCTGCCTCCCGGTACCTGTCCGCAGAGAGATAGAAACCATTTTAACTGCCCTCTGCTGACCCCCCCAATCACTGCACTTTTATATTTGATTGACTTACATCTTCCAACTATTCTAACGTGTCCTTCTCAGAGAATCCGGAAGCCCAAGAAAGCTGCTTAATGTCATCAAGGAGCACGTGTTCTGCAACCCCAGAGGGCTGCTGAAGCTGAGCGTGCCCTCGGTGGTGTACGCAATCCAGAACAACATGATCTTCCGGGCATTGAGCAACCTTGATGCTGCAGTTTATCAGGTAAACTCAGCCTGTTAGTAGGACGTGTTTGCTTGAAGAAACTGTCCTGTACCAGATTGTTGCAATTATGTTGGCTACCCCGCCTGATCGGCTGACATTGTTTCTCTGCGCAGGTGACGTATCAACTGAAgatcccatgcacggcggtgtGCATGGTGGTCATGCTGAGCCGGTCCCTCAGCAAGAGACAGTGGTTCGCCATCTTCATGCTGTGCGCCGGGGTCAGCCTCGTGCAGTGGAAGCCTGTCGACAGCGCCAAAGTCCAAGTAGCTATCCAACCACATCCACAACCAATCTATGCCTGCATTCCAAATTGTTAATTCACATCTTGATGTTTTTATATTGACACTACTACGTATGAATAAAACCGACCATCTGACCAAACTTAAGCATCCCGCcctcacccagaaaaaaaaaatggcagccatTGTGATTTGGAGATTGCATTTGATTAAATTGTTCATCCTCACTCATTATTTGTTGAGGAAACGCTGATATGGAGGATGACCTAAAGTCATtacggtattaaaaaaaaaaaagctgagtaTTTACATCATGGATCGCAGGAGATTCCAAACGCGGCCTGTGTCATCTTCACTT contains the following coding sequences:
- the LOC127592118 gene encoding protein yippee-like 5; the protein is MGRIFLDHIGGIRLFSCANCDTILTNRAELISTRFTGATGRAFLFNKVVNLQHSEVQDRVMLTGRHMVRDVCCKNCNSKLGWMYEFATEESQRYKEGRVILERALVRESEGFEHVPADNS